The following coding sequences lie in one Oncorhynchus gorbuscha isolate QuinsamMale2020 ecotype Even-year linkage group LG10, OgorEven_v1.0, whole genome shotgun sequence genomic window:
- the LOC124045757 gene encoding rho-related GTP-binding protein RhoA-B-like: protein MAAIRKKLVIVGDGACGKTCLLIVFSKDQFPEVYVPTVFENYVADIEVDSKQVELALWDTAGQEDYDRLRPLSYPDTDVILMCFSIDSPDSLENIPEKWTPEVKHFCPNVPIILVGNKKDLRNDEHTRRELAKMKQEPVKPEEARDMANRIGAFGYMECSAKTKDGVREVFEMATRAALQARRGKKSNKCLLL, encoded by the exons ATGGCAGCGATTCGTAAGAAGCTGGTGATTGTGGGAGATGGTGCTTGTGGGAAGACCTGTCTGTTGATAGTGTTCAGTAAAGACCAGTTCCCTGAGGTCTATGTACCCACTGTCTTTGAGAACTATGTGGCTGACATTGAGGTGGACAGCAAACAG GTGGAGCTGGCTCTGTGGGATACAGCTGGCCAAGAGGACTACGACAGGCTTCGCCCCCTCTCCTACCCCGACACTGACGTCATCCTCATGTGCTTTTCCATTGACAGCCCAGACAGCTTGG AGAACATTCCAGAGAAGTGGACTCCAGAGGTCAAACACTTCTGTCCAAACGTTCCCATCATCCTCGTAGGCAATAAGAAGGACCTGCGCAACGATGAACACACACGCCGGGAGCTGGCCAAGATGAAACAG GAGCCAGTGAAGCCAGAGGAGGCCCGTGACATGGCCAACCGGATCGGAGCGTTCGGCTATATGGAGTGCTCGGCCAAGACAAAGGATGGCGTGCGGGAGGTGTTTGAGATGGCCACCAGGGCGGCACTACAGGCCCGGCGAGGAAAGAAAAGCAATAAATGTCTCCTTCTGTAG
- the LOC124045758 gene encoding transmembrane protein 115-like translates to MNRYLPVARQHFFGALANTSVVVKSISAIVLLLYLLSWAVDTPYALGVTPGYLFPPNFWIWTLVSHAVVEQHVWGVAANVGTVMACGRLLEPLWGALELLIFFTVVNISAGLLAGLSYLLTYVVTFDLDYLFAVRVHGTPAFLGGVLVALKQTMGDTTVLRVPQVRLKAAPALVLLCFSLLCLSGLLESAAPLAAYSFGALAGWVYLRFYQRHSRGRGDMSDHFAFASFFPEVVQPVVGLLAGLVHAALVKIKVCRKMVKRYDVGAPSSITISLPGTDPQDAERRRQLALKALNERLKKVEDQSTWPSMDDEDDDNEDEVRTDTPLLLGQERTMPAGGSSGSQNTTGQESSIISFEDAPSRS, encoded by the exons ATGAATCGCTATCTGCCAGTTGCACGACAGCACTTCTTTGGCGCATTAGCCAATACGAGCGTTGTGGTGAAGTCCATAAGTGCCATAGTGCTCCTTCTGTACCTGCTCTCATGGGCAGTTGACACTCCATATGCCCTGGGCGTGACACCTGGCTACCTCTTCCCCCCTAACTTCTGGATCTGGACCCTGGTGTCCCATGCCGTGGTGGAGCAGCATGTGTGGGGAGTGGCAGCCAACGTGGGGACTGTTATGGCCTGTGGCCGTCTGTTGGAGCCTCTGTGGGGCGCCTTAGAGCTGCTCATCTTTTTCACTGTGGTCAACATCTCTGCAGGCCTCCTGGCTGGCCTCTCCTACTTGCTCACGTATGTCGTCACCTTCGACCTGGACTACCTATTCGCGGTGCGTGTCCACGGGACACCAGCCTTCCTCGGGGGGGTGTTGGTGGCCCTTAAGCAGACCATGGGGGATACGACGGTGCTGCGGGTTCCCCAGGTGAGGCTCAAAGCTGCCCCGGCGCTGGTCCTCCTCTGCTTTTCCCTGCTCTGCCTCTCAGGCCTGCTGGAGAGTGCTGCCCCACTGGCGGCCTACAGCTTTGGCGCCCTggcaggctgggtctacctgcgCTTCTACCAGAGGCACAGCCGGGGCCGTGGCGACATGTCAGATCACTTTGCCTTTGCCTCCTTCTTCCCTGAAGTGGTACAGCCGGTGGTGGGGCTGCTGGCTGGCCTGGTGCACGCAGCCCTGGTGAAGATCAAGGTTTGTAGGAAGATGGTAAAGCGCTACGATGTGGGGGCACCTTCCTCCATCACTATCAGTCTGCCGGGGACGGACCCCCAGGACgcagagaggagaag GCAGTTGGCGCTGAAGGCCCTAAACGAGAGATTGAAGAAGGTGGAGGACCAGTCGACCTGGCCAAGCATGGACGACGAagacgatgacaatgaggatgaAGTTCGGACCGACACTCCCCTGCTCTTGGGACAGGAGAGAACGATGCCAGCAGGGGGGTCTAGCGGCTCCCAGAACACCACGGGACAGGAGTCCAGCATCATCAGCTTTGAAGACGCCCCCTCCCGCTCATAa